A window of Primulina tabacum isolate GXHZ01 chromosome 4, ASM2559414v2, whole genome shotgun sequence contains these coding sequences:
- the LOC142543382 gene encoding nucleoside hydrolase 3 isoform X5 has product MIEKISAGPITVFLIGANTNLGIFLMSNPHLKKNIEHIYIMGGGVRSKNPTGCCPKTAESSCQPRQCGDKGNIFSDYNSNPYAEFNMFGDPFAAYQVIHSGIPVTLVPLDATNTIPISLNFFEELEKNQLTYEAQYISKSLKMARDTWVDNQFYNSYFMWDSFLSGVATSIMLNHKNHNGENEFAVMEYMNITVITSNEPYGISDGSNPLFDGNKKPRFGLKRNGVHSGHVQTGLRDPFCIVKNGKGRCKDGYTAEVTGGEGAHVLVAIRAKPNSDRTSPLNREFFKSFLDVVNRPQQSGRFNFTTQFLDYKEVLYKPDLKGKQLGKNVIFDMDMSAGDFLALFYLLKMPIEVINLKAILVTPTGWANAATIDVIYDLLHMMGRDDVPIGLGDVFPLNQSDHIFSAVGGCNYNRAIPHGSGGFLDSDTLYGLARDLPRSPRRYTVENSVKFGAPRDTDHPELRQPLALEIWQSVVKSLKSQSKVTILTNGPLTNIANIILSDKTSTSFIEEIFVVGGHLNDEKSSIRGNVINIPSNKNAELNMFLDPLAAKTVFDHGHNITLIPLRVQRRVSRFAKILENLRLTKKTPEALFARRLISKLHRLQRTHPRYQHVDTFSGEIIGAVILAGDHSILNATFGVKKVQVLATGVESEDGQITMGKHNGNSVRILENVDSLAYYNVFANQLGEQKQSAVVGSFKEQRRQWNRAQN; this is encoded by the exons ATGATTGAAAAGATTTCTGCTGGTCCTATAACAGTGTTTTTGATTGGAGCAAATACCAATTTGGGTATTTTTCTGATGAGCAATccacatttgaagaaaaatattgAGCATATTTACATAATGGGTGGTGGTGTGAGGTCGAAAAATCCAACCGGTTGCTGTCCTAAGACCGCTGAATCGTCATGTCAGCCTCGGCAGTGTGGTGATAAAGGAAATATTTTTTCGGATTACAATTCGAACCCTTACGCAGAGTTTAACATGTTTGGAGATCCCTTTGCTGCATATCAG GTGATTCATTCTGGCATTCCAGTTACTCTTGTTCCTTTAGATGCCACAAACACGATCCCAATCTCACTTAATTTTTTCGAAGAACTTGAGAAGAATCAACTTACTTATGAGGCACAATACATATCCAAGTCATTGAAAATGGCTCGTGATACTTGGGTGGACAACCAGTTTTATAAT AGTTACTTCATGTGGGATTCATTTCTATCCGGTGTAGCCACTTCCATAATGCTCAATCATAAGAACCATAATGGAGAAAATGAATTTGCTGTCATGGAGTATATGAACATTACCGTGATTACTTCGAACGAGCCATATGGAATATCTGATGGCTCAAATCCATTATTCGATGGCAATAAAAAACCAAGGTTCGGATTAAAGAGAAATGGTGTTCATAGTGGACATGTCCAGACTGGACTTCGCGATCCATTCTGCATTGTCAAGAATGGAAAAGGCAGATGCAAG GATGGGTATACAGCAGAAGTGACTGGTGGAGAAGGCGCTCATGTTCTCGTTGCCATACGAGCCAAGCCAAACAGCGATAGAACCAGTCCTTTGAACAGAGAATTTTTCAAAAGTTTTCTTGAT GTTGTAAACAGGCCTCAACAAAGCGGGCGGTTCAATTTTACGACACAGTTTCTTGACTATAAAGAAGTTTTATACAAACCAGATTTGAAGGGGAAACAGCTTGGGAAGAACGTTATCTTTGACATGGATATGAGTGCAGGAGATTTCTTGGCTCTCTTTTATCTCCTCAAGATGCCCATAGAAGTTATAAATCTTAAG GCAATATTAGTGACACCGACTGGATGGGCAAACGCAGCAACCATAGATGTTATCTATGATTTGCTACACATGATGGGCCGAGATGATGTTCCTATTGGATTGGGCGACGTGTTCCCACTGAATCAATCAGATCATATCTTCTCGGCCGTTGGAGGTTGCAACTACAATAGAGCCATTCCACACGGCAGTGGTGGCTTCCTTGATTCCGACACATTGTATGGCTTGGCTCGTGATTTACCTCGAAGTCCTCGAAG ATATACAGTAGAAAATTCTGTGAAATTCGGAGCTCCTCGAGACACAGATCATCCTGAACTTAGACAGCCACTAGCTCTTGAAATATGGCAATCCGTAGTCAAATCACTGAAGTCTCAATCTAAAGTTACCATTCTGACAAACGGGCCTTTGACAAATATTGCTAACATTATTCTTTCAGACAAGACTTCAACCTCTTTTATTGAG GAGATATTCGTAGTGGGAGGACACTTAAACGATGAAAAGAGCAGTATCAGAGGAAATGTGATCAACATTCCTTCAAACAAAAATGCAGAACTCAACATGTTTCTTGATCCTTTAGCTGCAAAAACAGTATTTGATCATGGACACAACATCACACTCATCCCGCTTCGAGTTCAACGTAGAGTCAGCCGATTCGCCAAGATTTTAGAGAATCTGCGGCTTACGAAGAAGACCCCTGAGGCTTTGTTTGCCAGACGTCTGATCTCAAAATTGCATAGGCTGCAAAGAACTCATCCTCGTTACCAACATGTG GATACATTCTCAGGAGAAATTATCGGGGCAGTAATCTTAGCAGGTGATCATTCAATTTTAAATGCAACATTTGGAGTAAAGAAAGTTCAAGTACTGGCGACTGGTGTAGAGTCAGAAGACGGACAGATAACTATGGGTAAACATAATGGGAATTCAGTGAGGATATTAGAAAATGTGGATTCTTTAGCTTATTACAATGTTTTTGCAAACCAACTTGGGGAGCAAAAGCAATCTGCTGTAGTTGGAAGCTTTAAAGAGCAGAGAAGACAATGGAATAGAGCACAAAATTAA